The Phoenix dactylifera cultivar Barhee BC4 chromosome 9, palm_55x_up_171113_PBpolish2nd_filt_p, whole genome shotgun sequence genome window below encodes:
- the LOC103712264 gene encoding uncharacterized protein LOC103712264, with product MDIPPGSSRMDARNGSDLAAAEVNSSSVAVPLLLNPAYARTKSIVHDELRNFRICLKWCALDHSSTGGRAASYAVFVALAVVLPAATSLSVRPPSSAAAFHFNQLVQLPESGLAAISFLTLAAFFRRHGLRQLLFLDGALRDDSAFVRRGYHRELDRAFRRLAAILLPSFSVELAHKILFFSSVSVSARLPFRGPVPWNSVAFVATLASWVYRTGVFLLVCVLFRLTCELQILRFEGLYKMFEDDEEERAGRRSGNAWAIFREHLRIKRQLLAISHRYRIFIIGCMVIISVSQLGALMLVLASKFQKNFCNSGDLLVCSAVQISGYFMCLMGAASITHRAQRAVSVASRWHAVMSCAPRRTSDASQLQKQTRALPINELHASDRDYECNLSKEPIMYSSSHQDTSSESRQALVTYLQHNGGGITLFGFPLDRGLLHTLFAFEMTLVLWILSKVVVLS from the exons ATGGATATTCCTCCCGGCAGCTCCAGGATGGATGCAAGAAACGGTTCAGATCTGGCCGCCGCGGAAGTCAACTCCTCCTCCGTCGCCGTGCCTTTGCTACTGAACCCTGCATACGCCCGCACCAAGTCCATCGTGCACGACGAGCTCCGCAACTTCCGCATCTGCCTGAAATGGTGCGCCCTCGACCACTCCTCTACCGGCGGCAGGGCCGCCTCCTACGCCGTCTTCGTGGCCCTCGCCGTCGTCCTTCCCGCCGCCACCTCCCTCTCCGTCCGTCCCCCTTCCTCTGCCGCCGCGTTCCACTTCAACCAGCTGGTCCAGCTCCCGGAGTCGGGCCTCGCCGCCATCTCCTTCCTGACCCTCGCCGCCTTCTTCCGCCGGCACGGCCTCCGGCAGCTCCTCTTCCTGGACGGCGCCCTCCGCGACGATTCCGCCTTCGTCCGCCGCGGCTACCACCGGGAGCTGGACCGCGCCTTCCGCCGCCTCGCCGCCATCCTCCTGCCTTCCTTCTCCGTGGAGCTCGCCCACaagatcctcttcttctcctccgtctCCGTGTCTGCCCGGCTCCCTTTCCGCGGGCCCGTCCCCTGGAACTCGGTGGCCTTCGTGGCCACACTGGCGTCCTGGGTGTACCGCACGGGGGTGTTCCTGCTCGTCTGCGTGCTCTTCCGCCTCACCTGCGAGCTCCAGATCCTCCGCTTCGAGGGCCTGTACAAGatgttcgaagacgacgaggaggAGAGAGCTGGTCGGAGGAGTGGTAACGCCTGGGCCATATTCAGGGAGCACCTGAGGATAAAGAGGCAGCTGCTGGCGATCAGCCACAGGTACCGCATCTTCATCATCGGCTGCATGGTCATCATCTCGGTCAGCCAGCTGGGGGCTCTCATGCTCGTCTTGGCTTCCAAATTCCAGAAGAACTTCTGCAACTCGGGTGACCTCCTG GTTTGTTCGGCGGTTCAGATCAGTGGCTACTTCATGTGCTTGATGGGAGCCGCCAGTATCACGCACAGAGCTCAGAGGGCCGTCTCGGTGGCCAGCCGATGGCACGCGGTCATGTCATGCGCTCCCCGCCGCACGTCGGATGCATCGCAGCTGCAGAAGCAAACACGAGCACTGCCCATAAATGAGCTCCATGCATCAGATCGTGACTATGAATGCAACCTATCGAAAGAACCCATCATGTATTCTTCCTCCCATCAAGATACTTCTTCCGAAAGCCGGCAAGCTTTGG TGACGTACTTGCAGCATAACGGTGGCGGCATCACGTTGTTTGGTTTCCCGCTGGACCGAGGATTGCTTCACACACTCTTTGCCTTTGAAATGACGCTGGTCTTGTGGATCCTAAGCAAAGTAGTTGTGCTTTCCTGA
- the LOC103720119 gene encoding preprotein translocase subunit SECE1, translated as MVVLTFSRLLPQTPSPPRAALSRPARHVRGLIQIRSPPSWPPPLLSFAPVRRPLRSSAQENGGASETLEEEDAAAGEETSGKKKEDEKQAAAASATPSVPEEIKEMMEARKKSSPALDLWGGVAEEVREIEWPAFGKVLGTTGVVLAVIAGSSVALLTVNAILAELSDRVFAGRGLQDFFG; from the coding sequence ATGGTCGTCCTAACCTTCTCTCGTCTTCTCCCCCAAACCCCATCGCCACCGCGCGCCGCCCTCTCCCGACCGGCGCGCCACGTTCGCGGCCTCATCCAGATCCGGTCACCACCGTCGTGGCCCCCTCCACTCCTCTCTTTCGCACCCGTCCGCCGCCCGCTTCGCTCCTCAGCCCAAGAAAACGGCGGCGCATCCGAAACCCTAGAGGAGGAGGATGCAGCGGCGGGGGAGGAGACTtctggaaagaagaaagaggatgagAAGCAAGCCGCCGCCGCATCGGCGACGCCGTCGGTGCCAGAGGAGAtcaaggagatgatggaggcgaGGAAGAAGTCGTCGCCGGCGCTGGATCTGTGGGGAGGGGTGGCGGAGGAGGTGAGGGAGATCGAGTGGCCGGCGTTCGGGAAGGTCCTAGGTACCACCGGCGTCGTCCTCGCCGTCATCGCCGGCTCCAGCGTCGCTCTTCTCACCGTCAACGCCATCCTCGCCGAGTTATCCGACCGGGTCTTCGCCGGCAGGGGCCTCCAGGACTTCTTCGGATAA